In a genomic window of Siniperca chuatsi isolate FFG_IHB_CAS linkage group LG1, ASM2008510v1, whole genome shotgun sequence:
- the LOC122878292 gene encoding protein NLRC3-like isoform X5, which yields MMVSEEGEDGVSTPEVTLSEKHDSQIRAKSLVNQERPDSSVPSCVSMRTERSKNEPIEFKDEGPIVKPRSLVNQERPDSSVPSCLSMNSDQSKGEPMVFKDGGHSDKQSLVNLQRPDPAGPSCVSMRTDRSKSEPIEFKDEGPIVKPRGHRKRLYVLSDRPAQKHQTNLDSIFMLLEENIVTFVKNELKTFKKVLGAEYPECSVRLREDDEVRGGEEGQQRSSNRDAFLRITLNFLKRLKQEQLADALQSKTLATICQHKLKSNLKKKFQCLFEGTAKAGNPTLLNRIFTELHITEEESREVNDQHEVRQIESALQKPASSETAIRCDDMFKPLSERDEPVRTLVTKGVAGIGKTVLTQKYILDWAEDKANHNIQFIFPFTFRELNLLTAKNYSLVELLHYVFTETKEAGICRFEEFQVVFIFDGLDECRFPLDFHNNKILTDVTESTSVDVLLTNLIRGKLLPSARLWITTRPAAANQIPPECIDMVTEVRGFSDPQKEEYFRKRFGDEEQGSRIISHIETSRSLHIMCHIPVFCWITATVLAHVLKTRERAELPKTLTEMYIHFLVVQTKQGNVKYHSSAATDPVWNKETKKIIQSLGKLAFEQLEKGILIFYEADLRECGIDLKAASVYSGLFTEIFKDEHGLNQDKVFCFVHLSIQEFLAALYVFLTFINTGVNLLRRRRHASVQPMPPRRKSNLKHLYQCAVDEALQSSNGHLDLFVRFLLGLSLETNQMLLRGLLKMTGNKPQVKKMLVQYIKCKVRDNPSPERSINLFHCLNELNDRSLVEEIQQYLRSGRVFGNKLSPSQWSALVFILLSSQKDLDEFDLKKFSASEEGLLWLLPVVKASKTSLLSGCNLSLRSCEALVSVFTSKNSSLRELDLSNNDLHDKGVELLSDGLKSPHCRLEILRLSGCLVTEKGCDFLASALNSNPSHLRELDLRFNHPGDSGVKLLSAGLDGPHWKLETLKIDHCGKCRLKPSPLRYFCELPLDPNTADRNLSLSDDNRRVMVVKEKQPYPDHPERFDSWKQLLCSEGLTGRCYWEVRWEGRVNVGVTYRGIKRRGDSDDCCIGWNDQSWSLICSAQGYTAWHNNIPTDIGTLPPSDSNRLAVYVDWPAGTVSFYCLPSIVSSVKRIHLHTFHSTFTEPLYPAFGFGRMLEFGTDSRWLPPSLCLSQIEE from the exons CCTGGTGAACCTGCAGAGACCAGACCCAGCTGgtcccagctgtgtgtccatgaGGACTGACCGGTCTAAAAGTGAACCTATTGAGTTCAAGGATGAAGGGCCGATTGTTAAGCCAAG AGGTCACCGGAAGAGGTTATATGTTCTCAGTGATCGACCTGCCCAGAAGCATCAAACAAACCTCGACTCCATTTTCATG CTTCTTGAAGAGAACATTGTGACTTTTGTGAAGAACGAGCTGAAGACGTTCAAGAAAGTTCTGGGTGCAGAATATCCAGAATGCTCAGTGAGGCTGAGAGAAGATGATGAAGTCAGGGGTGGTGAAGAAGGACAGCAGAGAAGCAGCAACAGAGATGCATTTCTGAGGATCACACTGAATTTCCTGAAGAGATTAAAGCAGGAGCAGCTGGCGGACGCTCTGCAGAGCA AAACTCTTGCAACAATTTGCCAACATAAACTAAAGTCTAACCTGAAAAAGaagtttcagtgtttgtttgaggGAACTGCCAAAGCAGGAAACCCAACACTTCTGAATCGGATCTTCACAGAGCTCCAcatcacagaggaagagagcagagaggTCAATGATCAACATGAGGTCAGGCAGATAGAATCAGCATTACAAAAACCTGCAAGTTCAGAAACAGCAATCAGATGTGACGATATGTTTAAACCTTTATCTGAAAGAGATGAACCAGTCAGAACATTGGTGACAAAGGGAGTGGCTGGCATTGGGAAAACAGTCTTAACACAGAAGTACATCCTAGACTGGGCTGAAGATAAAGCCAACCACAATATACAGTTTATCTTTCCATTCACTTTCCGAGAGCTCAATTTGCTGACAGCAAAAAACTACAGCTTGGTGGAACTTCTTCATTACGTCTTTACCGAAACCAAAGAAGCAGGAATCTGCAGATTTGAAGAGTTCCAGGTtgtgttcatctttgacggGTTGGACGAGTGTCGATTTCCTCTGGACTTCCACAACAATAAGATCCTGACTGATGTTACTGAGTCAACttcagtggatgtgctgctgacaaaccttaTTAGAGGTAaactgcttccctctgctcgcctctggataaccacacgacctgcggcagccaatcagatccctcctgaATGCATTGACATGGTGACAGAGGTGAGAGGGTTCAGTgacccacagaaggaggagtacttcaggaagagattcggagatgaggagcagggcagcagaatcatctcccacatcGAGACATCACGAAGTctccacatcatgtgccacatcccagtcttctgctggatcactgctacagttctggcGCATGTATTGAAaaccagagagagagcagagctgcccaagaccctgactgagatgTACATCCACTTCCTGGTGGTTCAGACCAAACAGGGGAATGTAAAGTATCACAGCAGTGCAGCAACAGATCCAGTCTGGAACAAAGAGACCAAGAAGATCATTCAAAGTTTGGGAAAACTAGCTTTTGAGCAGCTAGAGAAAGGAATCTTGATCTTCTATGAAGCAGACCTGAGAGAGTGTGGCATTGATTTAAAAGCTGCCTCGGTCTACTCAGGACTATTCACAGAGATCTTCAAAGATGAGCATGGACTGAACCAGGACaaggtattttgttttgtccatctGAGCATTCAAGAGTTTCTGGCTGCACTCTATGTCTTCCTGACGTTCATCAACACCGGTGTCAATCTACTGAGAAGAAGGCGGCACGCCTCAGTACAGCCTATGCCACCACGGCGTAAATCTAACTTGAAACACCTCTACCAGTGTGCAGTGGACGAGGCTTTACAAAGTTCAAATGGACACCTGGATTTGTTTGTTCGCTTCCTCCTCGGCCTTTCACTGGAGACCAATCAGATGCTCCTACGCGGCCTGCTGAAAATGACAGGAAATAAACCACAGGTAAAAAAGATGCTTGTGCAGTACATCAAGTGCAAGGTCAGAGACAATCCTTCTCCAGAGAGAAGCAtcaatctgttccactgtctgaatgaGCTGAATGACCGTTCTCTAGTGGAGGAGATCCAACAGTACCTAAGATCAGGACGTGTCTTTGGAAACAAACTATCTCCTTCTCAGTGGTCAGCACTCGTcttcatcttactgtcatcaCAAAAAGATCTAGACGAGTTTGACCTGAAGAAATTCTCTGCTTCGGAGGAGGGACTTCTGTGGCTGCTGCCAGTGGTCAAAGCATCCAAAACATCTCT gctGAGTGGCTGTAACCTCTCATtgagaagctgtgaagctctggtCTCAGTTTTCACCTCCAAGAActctagtctgagagagctggacctgagtaacaatgATCTGCACGATAAAGGGGTAGAGCTGCTCTCAGATGGACTTAAGAGTCCACACTGTAGACTGGAGATTCTCAG gTTGTCAGGCTGTCTGGTCACTGAGAAAGGCTGTGATTTTCTGGCTTCAGCTCTGAACTCTAACCcgtcccatctgagagagctggacctgagattcaatcatccaggagactcaggagtgaagctgctgtctgctggactggatgGCCCACACTGGAAACTGGAAACTCTCAA GATTGATCACTGTGGAAAGTGTCGACTGAAACCATCACCCCTCAGGT ATTTCTGTGAGCTTCCACTTGACccaaacacagcagacagaaaccTCTCACTGTCTGACGACAACAGACGAGTGATGGTGGTGAAAGAGAAGCAGCCATATCCTGATCATCCAGAGAGATTTGACagctggaaacagctgctgtgTAGTGAAGGTCTGACTGGACGCTGTTACTGGGAGGTAAGGTGGGAAGGAAGGGTTAATGTAGGAGTGACATACAGAGGAATCAAGCGGAGAGGAGACAGTGATGACTGCTGTATTGGATGGAATGATCAGTCCTGGAGTCTGATCTGCTCTGCTCAGGGTTACACTGCCTGGCACAATAACATACCAACAGACATAGGTACACTACCACCCTCTGACTCTAACAGACtagcagtgtatgtggactgGCCTGCTGGCACTGTGTCCTTCTACTGTCTCCCCTCCATAGTCTCTTCAGTCAAACggatccacctccacaccttccACTCCACATTCACTGAACCCCTCTACCCTGCATTTGGGTTTGGACGAATGCTTGAGTTTGGGACTGACTCTAGATGGTTACCaccctctctttgtctgtcacaGATTGAAGAATGA
- the LOC122878292 gene encoding protein NLRC3-like isoform X4, protein MMVSEEGEDGVSTPEVTLSEKHDSQIRAKSLVNQERPDTSVPSCVSMRTERSKNEPIEFKDEGPIVKPSPVNQQRPDSSVPSCLSMNSDQSKGEPMVFKDGGHSDKQSLVNQERPDTSVPSCVSMRTDRSKNEPIEFKDEGPIVKPSPVNKERPDSSVPSCLSMNSDQSKGEPMVFKDGGHSDKQSLVNLQRPDPAGPSCVSMRTDRSKSEPIEFKDEGPIVKPRGHRKRLYVLSDRPAQKHQTNLDSIFMLLEENIVTFVKNELKTFKKVLGAEYPECSVRLREDDEVRGGEEGQQRSSNRDAFLRITLNFLKRLKQEQLADALQSKTLATICQHKLKSNLKKKFQCLFEGTAKAGNPTLLNRIFTELHITEEESREVNDQHEVRQIESALQKPASSETAIRCDDMFKPLSERDEPVRTLVTKGVAGIGKTVLTQKYILDWAEDKANHNIQFIFPFTFRELNLLTAKNYSLVELLHYVFTETKEAGICRFEEFQVVFIFDGLDECRFPLDFHNNKILTDVTESTSVDVLLTNLIRGKLLPSARLWITTRPAAANQIPPECIDMVTEVRGFSDPQKEEYFRKRFGDEEQGSRIISHIETSRSLHIMCHIPVFCWITATVLAHVLKTRERAELPKTLTEMYIHFLVVQTKQGNVKYHSSAATDPVWNKETKKIIQSLGKLAFEQLEKGILIFYEADLRECGIDLKAASVYSGLFTEIFKDEHGLNQDKVFCFVHLSIQEFLAALYVFLTFINTGVNLLRRRRHASVQPMPPRRKSNLKHLYQCAVDEALQSSNGHLDLFVRFLLGLSLETNQMLLRGLLKMTGNKPQVKKMLVQYIKCKVRDNPSPERSINLFHCLNELNDRSLVEEIQQYLRSGRVFGNKLSPSQWSALVFILLSSQKDLDEFDLKKFSASEEGLLWLLPVVKASKTSLLSGCNLSLRSCEALVSVFTSKNSSLRELDLSNNDLHDKGVELLSDGLKSPHCRLEILRLSGCLVTEKGCDFLASALNSNPSHLRELDLRFNHPGDSGVKLLSAGLDGPHWKLETLKIDHCGKCRLKPSPLRYFCELPLDPNTADRNLSLSDDNRRVMVVKEKQPYPDHPERFDSWKQLLCSEGLTGRCYWEVRWEGRVNVGVTYRGIKRRGDSDDCCIGWNDQSWSLICSAQGYTAWHNNIPTDIGTLPPSDSNRLAVYVDWPAGTVSFYCLPSIVSSVKRIHLHTFHSTFTEPLYPAFGFGRMLEFGTDSRWLPPSLCLSQIEE, encoded by the exons CCCGGTGAaccagcagagaccagactcATCTGTACCCAGCTGTCTGTCCATGAACAGTGACCAGTCTAAGGGGGAGCCGATGGTGTTCAAGGATGGAGGCCACTCTGATAAGCAAAg CCTGGTGAACCAGGAGAGACCAGACACATCTGttcccagctgtgtgtccatgaGGACTGACCGGTCTAAAAATGAACCAATTGAGTTCAAGGATGAAGGGCCGATTGTTAAGCCAAG CCCGGTGAACAAGGAGAGACCAGACTCATCTGTACCCAGCTGTCTGTCCATGAACAGTGACCAATCTAAGGGGGAGCCGATGGTGTTCAAGGATGGAGGCCACTCTGATAAGCAAAg CCTGGTGAACCTGCAGAGACCAGACCCAGCTGgtcccagctgtgtgtccatgaGGACTGACCGGTCTAAAAGTGAACCTATTGAGTTCAAGGATGAAGGGCCGATTGTTAAGCCAAG AGGTCACCGGAAGAGGTTATATGTTCTCAGTGATCGACCTGCCCAGAAGCATCAAACAAACCTCGACTCCATTTTCATG CTTCTTGAAGAGAACATTGTGACTTTTGTGAAGAACGAGCTGAAGACGTTCAAGAAAGTTCTGGGTGCAGAATATCCAGAATGCTCAGTGAGGCTGAGAGAAGATGATGAAGTCAGGGGTGGTGAAGAAGGACAGCAGAGAAGCAGCAACAGAGATGCATTTCTGAGGATCACACTGAATTTCCTGAAGAGATTAAAGCAGGAGCAGCTGGCGGACGCTCTGCAGAGCA AAACTCTTGCAACAATTTGCCAACATAAACTAAAGTCTAACCTGAAAAAGaagtttcagtgtttgtttgaggGAACTGCCAAAGCAGGAAACCCAACACTTCTGAATCGGATCTTCACAGAGCTCCAcatcacagaggaagagagcagagaggTCAATGATCAACATGAGGTCAGGCAGATAGAATCAGCATTACAAAAACCTGCAAGTTCAGAAACAGCAATCAGATGTGACGATATGTTTAAACCTTTATCTGAAAGAGATGAACCAGTCAGAACATTGGTGACAAAGGGAGTGGCTGGCATTGGGAAAACAGTCTTAACACAGAAGTACATCCTAGACTGGGCTGAAGATAAAGCCAACCACAATATACAGTTTATCTTTCCATTCACTTTCCGAGAGCTCAATTTGCTGACAGCAAAAAACTACAGCTTGGTGGAACTTCTTCATTACGTCTTTACCGAAACCAAAGAAGCAGGAATCTGCAGATTTGAAGAGTTCCAGGTtgtgttcatctttgacggGTTGGACGAGTGTCGATTTCCTCTGGACTTCCACAACAATAAGATCCTGACTGATGTTACTGAGTCAACttcagtggatgtgctgctgacaaaccttaTTAGAGGTAaactgcttccctctgctcgcctctggataaccacacgacctgcggcagccaatcagatccctcctgaATGCATTGACATGGTGACAGAGGTGAGAGGGTTCAGTgacccacagaaggaggagtacttcaggaagagattcggagatgaggagcagggcagcagaatcatctcccacatcGAGACATCACGAAGTctccacatcatgtgccacatcccagtcttctgctggatcactgctacagttctggcGCATGTATTGAAaaccagagagagagcagagctgcccaagaccctgactgagatgTACATCCACTTCCTGGTGGTTCAGACCAAACAGGGGAATGTAAAGTATCACAGCAGTGCAGCAACAGATCCAGTCTGGAACAAAGAGACCAAGAAGATCATTCAAAGTTTGGGAAAACTAGCTTTTGAGCAGCTAGAGAAAGGAATCTTGATCTTCTATGAAGCAGACCTGAGAGAGTGTGGCATTGATTTAAAAGCTGCCTCGGTCTACTCAGGACTATTCACAGAGATCTTCAAAGATGAGCATGGACTGAACCAGGACaaggtattttgttttgtccatctGAGCATTCAAGAGTTTCTGGCTGCACTCTATGTCTTCCTGACGTTCATCAACACCGGTGTCAATCTACTGAGAAGAAGGCGGCACGCCTCAGTACAGCCTATGCCACCACGGCGTAAATCTAACTTGAAACACCTCTACCAGTGTGCAGTGGACGAGGCTTTACAAAGTTCAAATGGACACCTGGATTTGTTTGTTCGCTTCCTCCTCGGCCTTTCACTGGAGACCAATCAGATGCTCCTACGCGGCCTGCTGAAAATGACAGGAAATAAACCACAGGTAAAAAAGATGCTTGTGCAGTACATCAAGTGCAAGGTCAGAGACAATCCTTCTCCAGAGAGAAGCAtcaatctgttccactgtctgaatgaGCTGAATGACCGTTCTCTAGTGGAGGAGATCCAACAGTACCTAAGATCAGGACGTGTCTTTGGAAACAAACTATCTCCTTCTCAGTGGTCAGCACTCGTcttcatcttactgtcatcaCAAAAAGATCTAGACGAGTTTGACCTGAAGAAATTCTCTGCTTCGGAGGAGGGACTTCTGTGGCTGCTGCCAGTGGTCAAAGCATCCAAAACATCTCT gctGAGTGGCTGTAACCTCTCATtgagaagctgtgaagctctggtCTCAGTTTTCACCTCCAAGAActctagtctgagagagctggacctgagtaacaatgATCTGCACGATAAAGGGGTAGAGCTGCTCTCAGATGGACTTAAGAGTCCACACTGTAGACTGGAGATTCTCAG gTTGTCAGGCTGTCTGGTCACTGAGAAAGGCTGTGATTTTCTGGCTTCAGCTCTGAACTCTAACCcgtcccatctgagagagctggacctgagattcaatcatccaggagactcaggagtgaagctgctgtctgctggactggatgGCCCACACTGGAAACTGGAAACTCTCAA GATTGATCACTGTGGAAAGTGTCGACTGAAACCATCACCCCTCAGGT ATTTCTGTGAGCTTCCACTTGACccaaacacagcagacagaaaccTCTCACTGTCTGACGACAACAGACGAGTGATGGTGGTGAAAGAGAAGCAGCCATATCCTGATCATCCAGAGAGATTTGACagctggaaacagctgctgtgTAGTGAAGGTCTGACTGGACGCTGTTACTGGGAGGTAAGGTGGGAAGGAAGGGTTAATGTAGGAGTGACATACAGAGGAATCAAGCGGAGAGGAGACAGTGATGACTGCTGTATTGGATGGAATGATCAGTCCTGGAGTCTGATCTGCTCTGCTCAGGGTTACACTGCCTGGCACAATAACATACCAACAGACATAGGTACACTACCACCCTCTGACTCTAACAGACtagcagtgtatgtggactgGCCTGCTGGCACTGTGTCCTTCTACTGTCTCCCCTCCATAGTCTCTTCAGTCAAACggatccacctccacaccttccACTCCACATTCACTGAACCCCTCTACCCTGCATTTGGGTTTGGACGAATGCTTGAGTTTGGGACTGACTCTAGATGGTTACCaccctctctttgtctgtcacaGATTGAAGAATGA
- the LOC122878292 gene encoding protein NLRC3-like isoform X6, translated as MMVSEEGEDGVSTPEVTLSEKHDSQIRAKSLVNQERPDTSVPSCVSMRTDRSKNEPIEFKDEGPIVKPSPVNKERPDSSVPSCLSMNSDQSKGEPMVFKDGGHSDKQSLVNLQRPDPAGPSCVSMRTDRSKSEPIEFKDEGPIVKPRGHRKRLYVLSDRPAQKHQTNLDSIFMLLEENIVTFVKNELKTFKKVLGAEYPECSVRLREDDEVRGGEEGQQRSSNRDAFLRITLNFLKRLKQEQLADALQSKTLATICQHKLKSNLKKKFQCLFEGTAKAGNPTLLNRIFTELHITEEESREVNDQHEVRQIESALQKPASSETAIRCDDMFKPLSERDEPVRTLVTKGVAGIGKTVLTQKYILDWAEDKANHNIQFIFPFTFRELNLLTAKNYSLVELLHYVFTETKEAGICRFEEFQVVFIFDGLDECRFPLDFHNNKILTDVTESTSVDVLLTNLIRGKLLPSARLWITTRPAAANQIPPECIDMVTEVRGFSDPQKEEYFRKRFGDEEQGSRIISHIETSRSLHIMCHIPVFCWITATVLAHVLKTRERAELPKTLTEMYIHFLVVQTKQGNVKYHSSAATDPVWNKETKKIIQSLGKLAFEQLEKGILIFYEADLRECGIDLKAASVYSGLFTEIFKDEHGLNQDKVFCFVHLSIQEFLAALYVFLTFINTGVNLLRRRRHASVQPMPPRRKSNLKHLYQCAVDEALQSSNGHLDLFVRFLLGLSLETNQMLLRGLLKMTGNKPQVKKMLVQYIKCKVRDNPSPERSINLFHCLNELNDRSLVEEIQQYLRSGRVFGNKLSPSQWSALVFILLSSQKDLDEFDLKKFSASEEGLLWLLPVVKASKTSLLSGCNLSLRSCEALVSVFTSKNSSLRELDLSNNDLHDKGVELLSDGLKSPHCRLEILRLSGCLVTEKGCDFLASALNSNPSHLRELDLRFNHPGDSGVKLLSAGLDGPHWKLETLKIDHCGKCRLKPSPLRYFCELPLDPNTADRNLSLSDDNRRVMVVKEKQPYPDHPERFDSWKQLLCSEGLTGRCYWEVRWEGRVNVGVTYRGIKRRGDSDDCCIGWNDQSWSLICSAQGYTAWHNNIPTDIGTLPPSDSNRLAVYVDWPAGTVSFYCLPSIVSSVKRIHLHTFHSTFTEPLYPAFGFGRMLEFGTDSRWLPPSLCLSQIEE; from the exons CCTGGTGAACCAGGAGAGACCAGACACATCTGttcccagctgtgtgtccatgaGGACTGACCGGTCTAAAAATGAACCAATTGAGTTCAAGGATGAAGGGCCGATTGTTAAGCCAAG CCCGGTGAACAAGGAGAGACCAGACTCATCTGTACCCAGCTGTCTGTCCATGAACAGTGACCAATCTAAGGGGGAGCCGATGGTGTTCAAGGATGGAGGCCACTCTGATAAGCAAAg CCTGGTGAACCTGCAGAGACCAGACCCAGCTGgtcccagctgtgtgtccatgaGGACTGACCGGTCTAAAAGTGAACCTATTGAGTTCAAGGATGAAGGGCCGATTGTTAAGCCAAG AGGTCACCGGAAGAGGTTATATGTTCTCAGTGATCGACCTGCCCAGAAGCATCAAACAAACCTCGACTCCATTTTCATG CTTCTTGAAGAGAACATTGTGACTTTTGTGAAGAACGAGCTGAAGACGTTCAAGAAAGTTCTGGGTGCAGAATATCCAGAATGCTCAGTGAGGCTGAGAGAAGATGATGAAGTCAGGGGTGGTGAAGAAGGACAGCAGAGAAGCAGCAACAGAGATGCATTTCTGAGGATCACACTGAATTTCCTGAAGAGATTAAAGCAGGAGCAGCTGGCGGACGCTCTGCAGAGCA AAACTCTTGCAACAATTTGCCAACATAAACTAAAGTCTAACCTGAAAAAGaagtttcagtgtttgtttgaggGAACTGCCAAAGCAGGAAACCCAACACTTCTGAATCGGATCTTCACAGAGCTCCAcatcacagaggaagagagcagagaggTCAATGATCAACATGAGGTCAGGCAGATAGAATCAGCATTACAAAAACCTGCAAGTTCAGAAACAGCAATCAGATGTGACGATATGTTTAAACCTTTATCTGAAAGAGATGAACCAGTCAGAACATTGGTGACAAAGGGAGTGGCTGGCATTGGGAAAACAGTCTTAACACAGAAGTACATCCTAGACTGGGCTGAAGATAAAGCCAACCACAATATACAGTTTATCTTTCCATTCACTTTCCGAGAGCTCAATTTGCTGACAGCAAAAAACTACAGCTTGGTGGAACTTCTTCATTACGTCTTTACCGAAACCAAAGAAGCAGGAATCTGCAGATTTGAAGAGTTCCAGGTtgtgttcatctttgacggGTTGGACGAGTGTCGATTTCCTCTGGACTTCCACAACAATAAGATCCTGACTGATGTTACTGAGTCAACttcagtggatgtgctgctgacaaaccttaTTAGAGGTAaactgcttccctctgctcgcctctggataaccacacgacctgcggcagccaatcagatccctcctgaATGCATTGACATGGTGACAGAGGTGAGAGGGTTCAGTgacccacagaaggaggagtacttcaggaagagattcggagatgaggagcagggcagcagaatcatctcccacatcGAGACATCACGAAGTctccacatcatgtgccacatcccagtcttctgctggatcactgctacagttctggcGCATGTATTGAAaaccagagagagagcagagctgcccaagaccctgactgagatgTACATCCACTTCCTGGTGGTTCAGACCAAACAGGGGAATGTAAAGTATCACAGCAGTGCAGCAACAGATCCAGTCTGGAACAAAGAGACCAAGAAGATCATTCAAAGTTTGGGAAAACTAGCTTTTGAGCAGCTAGAGAAAGGAATCTTGATCTTCTATGAAGCAGACCTGAGAGAGTGTGGCATTGATTTAAAAGCTGCCTCGGTCTACTCAGGACTATTCACAGAGATCTTCAAAGATGAGCATGGACTGAACCAGGACaaggtattttgttttgtccatctGAGCATTCAAGAGTTTCTGGCTGCACTCTATGTCTTCCTGACGTTCATCAACACCGGTGTCAATCTACTGAGAAGAAGGCGGCACGCCTCAGTACAGCCTATGCCACCACGGCGTAAATCTAACTTGAAACACCTCTACCAGTGTGCAGTGGACGAGGCTTTACAAAGTTCAAATGGACACCTGGATTTGTTTGTTCGCTTCCTCCTCGGCCTTTCACTGGAGACCAATCAGATGCTCCTACGCGGCCTGCTGAAAATGACAGGAAATAAACCACAGGTAAAAAAGATGCTTGTGCAGTACATCAAGTGCAAGGTCAGAGACAATCCTTCTCCAGAGAGAAGCAtcaatctgttccactgtctgaatgaGCTGAATGACCGTTCTCTAGTGGAGGAGATCCAACAGTACCTAAGATCAGGACGTGTCTTTGGAAACAAACTATCTCCTTCTCAGTGGTCAGCACTCGTcttcatcttactgtcatcaCAAAAAGATCTAGACGAGTTTGACCTGAAGAAATTCTCTGCTTCGGAGGAGGGACTTCTGTGGCTGCTGCCAGTGGTCAAAGCATCCAAAACATCTCT gctGAGTGGCTGTAACCTCTCATtgagaagctgtgaagctctggtCTCAGTTTTCACCTCCAAGAActctagtctgagagagctggacctgagtaacaatgATCTGCACGATAAAGGGGTAGAGCTGCTCTCAGATGGACTTAAGAGTCCACACTGTAGACTGGAGATTCTCAG gTTGTCAGGCTGTCTGGTCACTGAGAAAGGCTGTGATTTTCTGGCTTCAGCTCTGAACTCTAACCcgtcccatctgagagagctggacctgagattcaatcatccaggagactcaggagtgaagctgctgtctgctggactggatgGCCCACACTGGAAACTGGAAACTCTCAA GATTGATCACTGTGGAAAGTGTCGACTGAAACCATCACCCCTCAGGT ATTTCTGTGAGCTTCCACTTGACccaaacacagcagacagaaaccTCTCACTGTCTGACGACAACAGACGAGTGATGGTGGTGAAAGAGAAGCAGCCATATCCTGATCATCCAGAGAGATTTGACagctggaaacagctgctgtgTAGTGAAGGTCTGACTGGACGCTGTTACTGGGAGGTAAGGTGGGAAGGAAGGGTTAATGTAGGAGTGACATACAGAGGAATCAAGCGGAGAGGAGACAGTGATGACTGCTGTATTGGATGGAATGATCAGTCCTGGAGTCTGATCTGCTCTGCTCAGGGTTACACTGCCTGGCACAATAACATACCAACAGACATAGGTACACTACCACCCTCTGACTCTAACAGACtagcagtgtatgtggactgGCCTGCTGGCACTGTGTCCTTCTACTGTCTCCCCTCCATAGTCTCTTCAGTCAAACggatccacctccacaccttccACTCCACATTCACTGAACCCCTCTACCCTGCATTTGGGTTTGGACGAATGCTTGAGTTTGGGACTGACTCTAGATGGTTACCaccctctctttgtctgtcacaGATTGAAGAATGA